In Miscanthus floridulus cultivar M001 chromosome 5, ASM1932011v1, whole genome shotgun sequence, one genomic interval encodes:
- the LOC136452202 gene encoding peroxidase 2-like, which translates to MATSSLTFGVILSCVLLLATATHGLQVGYYKKTCPSAEVLVRTAVKKAVLANAGVGAGLIRMLFHDCFVEGCDASVLLDPTQANPQPEKLGRPNNPSLRGYEVIDEAKSAVEKACPGTVSCADIVAFAGRDASYLLSNSKVSFHMPAGRLDGRKSLASETGVFLPGPSSNLSSLISAFAGKGLSAEDMVVLSGAHSIGRSHCTSFVQARLSAPSDIAASLATLLRKQCPANPTTANDPTVSQDVVSSDVLDNQYYKNVLAHNVLFTSDAALLSAPNTVRMVRANARFAGSWEKKFAKAMVKMAAISVKTGRDGEIRKNCRLVN; encoded by the exons ATGGCTACCAGCAGTTTGACGTTCGGCGTAATACTCTCATGCGTCCTGCTTTTGGCCACGGCGACCCATGGTCTCCAGGTGGGTTACTACAAGAAGACGTGTCCCAGTGCCGAGGTCCTCGTGAGGACCGCGGTAAAGAAGGCCGTGCTCGCGAACGCTGGCGTCGGCGCCGGGCTCATCCGCATGctcttccacgactgcttcgtcgAG GGCTGTGATGCGTCCGTTCTGCTGGACCCGACGCAGGCGAACCCGCAGCCAGAGAAGCTAGGGCGTCCCAACAACCCCAGCCTGCGAGGCTACGAGGTGATCGACGAGGCCAAGAGCGCAGTCGAGAAGGCGTGCCCTGGCACGGTCTCCTGCGCTGACATCGTCGCCTTCGCGGGGCGCGACGCGTCCTACTTGCTCAGTAACTCCAAGGTCAGCTTCCACATGCCGGCGGGCCGGCTGGACGGACGCAAATCACTCGCCAGCGAAACCGGTGTATTCCTGCCTGGCCCGTCCTCCAACCTTTCTAGCCTCATCTCGGCCTTCGCCGGCAAGGGGCTCAGCGCCGAGGACATGGTCGTGCTCTCGGGCGCGCACTCCATCGGTCGCTCCCACTGCACCTCCTTCGTCCAGGCCCGCCTCAGCGCCCCGTCCGACATCGCGGCGTCGCTGGCGACGTTGCTGAGGAAGCAGTGCCCGGCCAACCCGACCACCGCCAACGACCCGACGGTGTCCCAGGACGTGGTTAGCTCGGACGTGCTGGACAACCAGTACTACAAGAACGTGCTGGCGCACAATGTGCTCTTCACTTCGGACGCCGCGCTCCTGTCGGCGCCCAACACCGTGAGGATGGTGCGTGCCAACGCCAGGTTCGCGGGCTCCTGGGAGAAGAAGTTCGCCAAGGCCATGGTGAAGATGGCCGCCATTAGCGTGAAGACCGGCCGTGACGGCGAGATAAGGAAGAACTGCAGGCTCGTCAACTAG